CGCTGAAGCCTAAACACTCTCATGCCGTTAATTGTCTGTTCACTCTAGACGGAACAGTGAGCAAATTCATCATTTGTGAGTGAAAGACTGTCCGTCGATGGGGGCgtgtagtggggggggggagtgggAGGCGGGGTTCTTACAGTAACCTACTTTCACAACTATTGGGTGCTTGGGTTGTCGTACCATATTGCTCTGAAATAGAAAGTCTGCTTCATACCACGGTCCTTTACAGTCCGTCGGACCTGTTTGATTACACTGGACATCGGAGGGACAGGTAGGTGCCGTAGTCATGCGTGCAGTCTGGGTGGGGTTACCGTGTTTTCCGTGTGTGTGGCCGAGGCATGTTTACAGTCCGTCCTGGTGTGGAGGAGGTCATGTTTGTCAGATTAGAAGAAAACGTGGTTACGGAGAAACCCTGATTTATTCTGTtggtttatattcatttatttaacacTTATTTTATAGTCAACGTGTTTAAGATGGCCTTAGATGTCCAAAGGAATGTAATTAAAGACAACTTGAAGTGAATTTGGGAGGAATTTGCTGTACCCTCTGGGAAATCTTAGCATTTTTAATGATGATTACAATTTCTTAAAGCTCCTTTGATAAAGTTTAACCTCATTGTTGCTAATGAGGAGAGATAATCCTATTACATCCCATTAATCCACATCTTTCCCAACTCCCTATTTTCCTCTAGGACACGCAGAAACATCCTGAGAAAGCCCCTTAGAGATCCTTACAAAATACACAGCGCTCTACAGTTCACCAGTCTAATGGTGGTTATAACCAAGTTGTTGTGTAAAGATTTATCCTAAACAGTTTGTGTGTTTACGTAACAAAAAAGGGATGTCTCAATCATAtgacccaccccccccccccggtcttATGTATTCTCTATTAAAGCGTGACACTTTCTCAGACCATGCAAAAGCCTGCGAACTGAAGATAGCTtgctgtgtatttatgtatgagCTTTCTTGCCACAGCTAAATGTTTACTCTCCCCCTGCTGTGgcaaaacgtgtgtgtgtgtgtgtgtgtgtgtgtgtgtgtgtgcccgccCAGTGTCATCGCCAAAGGATTTCTCAAGTAAAGGAACACCCACACAGTAACAAATGACATAAATTTGAAACGGACCGCACAACTACTGGGATCTAAGCTCCGCTAACGCCCTaatgacaccctgttccccACCTAGCCAACCACTTCAGAGCCGGACTCTGAGCCCTGTGTAGACCCTGGTCAGAATCGGTCCAGTCGGCAGGAAACGAGGTGCAACCTGGTACGTATTGACAGGTAATATTTGTCTGGGACTGAACCGTCGTTCAAGAGGTAGCGGGGTTTGAGCTGGGGATGGACGGTGAAGTGATAATTCACAGAGCGTTGCGGTTGGTCGTATGCCACATTAACCCGAGGGAATACACGGTGCCCGTGAATCTTTCCCCAGATGGAGTCCATAGTGTTCTTGCGTGCTTTCTCACACCGCCTCCACCGCGAAGGTCAGTAAGGTCATTGGGTCACGTTCACAATGTTCATATACTTTGGGGAATAGTGGGACGTATGCGATCTGCTACGCAGATAGAAATCGAATAGCTAGTGTGGGCGTCCTTATGTGACAGTACATCGGCTACGTGCGAAGCCCCCGTCCGATCCGAACAGCACGTCTCTGTCCGCCGAGCGTTGCCACCAATGAACAGGGCCCCGGGTTAGTCTGCATCCAATCCGGCCGCGTTCTAAGTGCTTTGTGTCAATCCCGTTCGTCCCCCGTTGTTAAGGGAGGACCCTGGCTGGTCCACTGTCCTGGGTTCGCTCTCGTATGAATGTAATCGCCGACTTGCCAGCGCACTGTGCTGTCTAATGGGTGTTGTGATATGAATTTAATGTGCCGGGCCGGACCGGGCCCGCCGTCCACCCGCCCGATCAAAACCCGCGTCTGCTCTCGCATTCCTCCGGTGATTGCTCGCCGCGGCGTGCGCCAGAACTCCGGGATTATTGTGTGCGTTTAAAACCCAGGCCCGCCGTGAATCACCTCGAATGGTTCAACAGGAAGGGGATGACTTGGGGGGAATGGATGAGGCTTCTGGCTGGTGCTGAAAAACGGCCTCTTAAACAaccaggcagagagagggagggttggggggaggggggctctCACTGTGGGTTTAAACGGGGTGAATGAGATGGctagagagaaagtgtgtgtcgAAGCGAATGAGCGATTGCAGTAGAGATGTGGAGAGAAAGCTGGACACGGTAGTGCTGTGGAAAGACCTGAGTGATAGAGTAAAAACtgagtgttttggagtagggagagagtgtgtgtgtgtattttcgtGAGTGCGTGTGAGTGAAACAGCGAGGGAGAGTGTGCCTTgatctgtctcactctctctgaggCGATTGAAGGTGCTTATGCTCATTAAATATTGACCCACTCAACAGAACGTAGCATAACACAGCCCTGGGTCTGTGGGTCTTATGCTATTGCCAAATCCTAACACAATGAAGTGGCAAAACCATTCTGCAAGTCCAGGTTTTTAAAACCAcaattcatttacatttgtaaaaatgttttacagtttaGGTTTTCCTTTGATTTTAACGGACAGAAATGTCTGTGTCTCAAGGAGTAGGAGAATACTCTTTCGGGGTGTTGGGATATTATGAGGAGTAGTAGGAGTAACAAAACGGTCTATTTTTTTAACCTTATCCAGTGgataaatgcatttcataacaTGGATGTGAAAATGGGTTGCCAGGCatgtcatatttgtttttgttcagctCTGCAAATCGTTCCTTTGTCCTCTGTCTCCcagactgacaggctgaccgTACCAACTGTTCCAGGGCGAAGCACCACTCCCCGTTAACAAAGCCTGCCAATCCAGACTCGTCTCAGTCTCACCATGGCAACGGTGGAGCTGGTGGCCAAGCGGCGGTGTTCAGCCAACTCGCTAGATGAGTGGGCTGGTGAGTTTTGGACAGAGGGTGAGTTGAACACCACCCAGGGCCGAGAACCTCGCCCCCCTCCCCCGGCTCTGCTCAAACATGGCCCCATAGCTCCTGGAGACTCAAAACCTGGTCTTCAATTGACTTTCTCAAGTGTGGACATCACAGACACAACAAGCGAAATGGCAGAAGTGGTTCCTAAAATCGAACAAGTGGCTCGATCTGGAGTGAGTCGGGTGTTTATAAGGAAAATCCAGACGGGTGATGTTGTAATGGAACGGGAACTTGAAATGATAGAAGACGACGATCCACGTGAAAAAGTGAGATATCCTGCTATTCTTCCACTGCCCCATGCCTGCACTGACCTGCCAATGGCACCAGGGGGCGATCTGGAGATGGAGCTCAAGCCAGCATCTGCATATAAAGAAGAGGAAAGCGTTGGCCGTAGTGATGACGGTCAGACGGAGGTCTCTCACCGTGTAGGGTACGACCCGGCAACATCTGATAACCTGGGGAGTAAGCAGTTGAAGCCAAAGCCTCTCCTGGATGACAGCCACTGGGTGAAAACAATAGCCAAAAATCCCAACCATGGCACTGTAGCCAGGCCTACGAACCACTCTCCACTCAAAATAGACAGTTTAGATTACATAATCCCCACTACTTCCCAGGAGGACATTCAACCATCTTTTGCCAGTGGAGGCGAAAATAACCAGAGTGTGGACTCCAAGCCTTTGGATATCAACTCAGCACGGAGGCAGTGGGTTAGGCTGGACAGTACCAGCAGCAAGCCCCCTCTGCCTCAGTCGGAGCAACCCAAAAACACCTCCCGGAGCTCCTCGCCCGGCCACCTAGAAGACCTGGCCCAGGCTGTAGTTACATCAAATGAACTGCAGGGGGAGCTGTTACAGAGGGCCACTGCTACCGCACGGCAGCCAAGAAAACAGGAAGTTAGAGCACAACAGGTGTTCAAGGGAGCAACTCCCACTCGATCCCTGACGACAGTCACCAAGGAGCCAGCCAATCAGGTTGAGGGAGGACTCCCAGGCTCTGGCTGTGTTGTAGAGGAGCAGGCGGGGGGTGAAAACAGGCAaacaggtggagagagagagcagagagcgAGCCGACTCGGAGGTGCAGCTGGCGAggcagggagaaagaaagaacaggGCGTGAAGGGTTTTAAAAGAGCACCAGAGGAACAGACCAAGGCAAAGAAGGCAACCCCTGGTGTGAAATCCCAAGGCGGTCACCACAAAACCTCTGGAATGGAGTTGGGAGGGGACATGTTTGATGACAACCAGAGTGACAGTGGCGTGTCTGCCGACTTCTCCCCCGGCAGCACCGGGGAATTCCGCGCCACCACGCCTGACAGCCTCACAACGccaaccccccccccggccAACGAAACCCCGATTGAGAAGGAGATCCGTCGGGCCCTGGAGCGAGAACAGTCCCTGAGAAAGTCCCGGGGCCTCCACGTCAAACCGCCCACCCATGAGTACGTGGACGTCCCTCTGAAGACATCCGTCTTGACTCAGACTCTGCCCTCCAGGTCGGACAGGAGCCAGGTCAGAAAGGAGCGTCAGTTTGCAGGGAAGATAATGCAGAGGGAGATTAACGTGGAGACGCAGAGAGAGGAGGTCCTGGTCCAGCTCGGTAAAGTCAGAGGATCTTATTACAAGGGCACGGTGCGCCAGCTCAAGGAGAGGAAGAAGCTGTTCGAAGTTTTCCAGGATCCCGAGGATGTGTCCTTGACGTTGTCCCAGTATGGCAGTGCCCCCTCCTGGGCTTCGGCGAGCGACCTCTCCGTCCGGGACATCCAGAGGGATGACACTTCGTCCGTGTCCGATATCAGAGGCTCTTATGGGGAGAGAAGGCACAGCCTCGCTGTGATGAGCCAGAGCCCCTCTGGGACACCCAAAGGCTTCCCCTACACCACTCCGGGGACCCCAGTCCCCAGGGGCCCTACTCTCTCAGAGAGCACCGGGGGTCAGATCATCatcct
Above is a window of Esox lucius isolate fEsoLuc1 chromosome 9, fEsoLuc1.pri, whole genome shotgun sequence DNA encoding:
- the si:ch211-207j7.2 gene encoding uncharacterized protein si:ch211-207j7.2, which produces MATVELVAKRRCSANSLDEWAGEFWTEGELNTTQGREPRPPPPALLKHGPIAPGDSKPGLQLTFSSVDITDTTSEMAEVVPKIEQVARSGVSRVFIRKIQTGDVVMERELEMIEDDDPREKVRYPAILPLPHACTDLPMAPGGDLEMELKPASAYKEEESVGRSDDGQTEVSHRVGYDPATSDNLGSKQLKPKPLLDDSHWVKTIAKNPNHGTVARPTNHSPLKIDSLDYIIPTTSQEDIQPSFASGGENNQSVDSKPLDINSARRQWVRLDSTSSKPPLPQSEQPKNTSRSSSPGHLEDLAQAVVTSNELQGELLQRATATARQPRKQEVRAQQVFKGATPTRSLTTVTKEPANQVEGGLPGSGCVVEEQAGGENRQTGGEREQRASRLGGAAGEAGRKKEQGVKGFKRAPEEQTKAKKATPGVKSQGGHHKTSGMELGGDMFDDNQSDSGVSADFSPGSTGEFRATTPDSLTTPTPPPANETPIEKEIRRALEREQSLRKSRGLHVKPPTHEYVDVPLKTSVLTQTLPSRSDRSQVRKERQFAGKIMQREINVETQREEVLVQLGKVRGSYYKGTVRQLKERKKLFEVFQDPEDVSLTLSQYGSAPSWASASDLSVRDIQRDDTSSVSDIRGSYGERRHSLAVMSQSPSGTPKGFPYTTPGTPVPRGPTLSESTGGQIIILESHSHLVLPAPAHQHPPIKLLRGSRGVEERKGSWRDDDGAKTGEEDEEDAPKENPFFKLRSSSASQDKVEQDIREAREREMELRRQRSSLYGGGVGGVGGGGGPTSGEGQDAARYPSPPLSQNNGLASADLPVTPHSRRASATQTGRQSLGKLGLWPPPQTDDSLDGQSEGLQSPHTPRLKTPLLQRWESGMVMNGTGAEEED